The following are encoded together in the Blautia obeum ATCC 29174 genome:
- a CDS encoding ATP-binding protein: MNIKQAKQEIIDTVQAYLLKNEYDEYVIPRVHQRPVLLLGAPGIGKTQIMEQAARECGVALVAYTITHHTRQSAIGLPFISKKEYGGREYSATEYTMSEIVASIYDRMRETGLTEGILFIDEINCVSETLAPAMLQFLQCKTFGNHEIPKGWVIVAAGNPPEYNKSVRDFDVVTLDRVKKITVEPDYRVWKEYAFKENIHPAILSYLELRNNCFYQMETTIDGKQFATPRGWEDLSRIMEVYEKLDKNITADVVGQYIQHERIAKEFAEYYELYQKYQQDYQIAEILKGQPSEAMVKKVSHASFDERVSVVNLLFSGVRQAVRDAVLQEDVLEKVFEVLKSLKEPQEGGNLVQRLGDFVDNLRAERERKQTEGLLERREDRTIRKAVEVLEGYVTLLKKEQTENWEEAFDIVKNAFGEYRASWDAVWDESGSTLEYAFDFMEAAFYNSQEMVIFVSGINTDYSCVRFLETYECERYIRYNRDLLFEDASQEIRRRIEEL, encoded by the coding sequence ATGAATATTAAACAGGCAAAACAGGAAATCATAGATACTGTACAGGCGTATCTTCTGAAAAACGAGTATGATGAATATGTGATACCACGGGTACATCAGAGACCGGTACTTCTTCTGGGAGCACCGGGAATCGGAAAGACACAGATCATGGAACAGGCAGCCAGAGAGTGTGGTGTGGCACTGGTCGCTTATACGATCACACATCACACTAGACAGAGTGCGATCGGTCTTCCATTTATCTCTAAGAAAGAATATGGAGGCAGGGAATATTCAGCGACAGAGTACACGATGAGTGAGATTGTGGCGAGCATTTATGACCGTATGAGAGAAACCGGACTTACCGAGGGAATTCTGTTTATCGATGAGATTAACTGTGTTTCAGAGACACTGGCTCCGGCGATGCTGCAGTTTCTGCAGTGCAAAACTTTTGGAAATCATGAAATTCCAAAAGGCTGGGTGATCGTAGCAGCAGGTAACCCACCGGAATACAACAAATCCGTCCGTGATTTTGATGTTGTTACACTGGATCGTGTCAAGAAGATCACAGTAGAACCGGATTATCGTGTCTGGAAAGAATATGCATTCAAAGAAAATATTCATCCTGCAATTCTTTCTTATCTGGAACTTCGAAATAACTGTTTCTATCAGATGGAAACAACGATTGATGGCAAACAGTTTGCAACGCCGCGTGGCTGGGAAGATCTGTCAAGAATCATGGAAGTTTATGAGAAGCTTGACAAGAATATCACGGCAGATGTGGTCGGACAGTATATCCAGCATGAGCGGATTGCAAAGGAATTTGCAGAATATTATGAACTCTATCAGAAATATCAGCAGGATTATCAGATCGCAGAAATCCTGAAAGGACAGCCGTCAGAGGCAATGGTCAAAAAAGTTTCTCATGCGTCATTCGATGAGCGAGTCAGTGTGGTTAACCTGCTATTCTCAGGCGTTCGCCAGGCAGTACGTGATGCTGTTCTTCAGGAAGATGTGCTGGAAAAAGTTTTTGAAGTGCTTAAAAGCCTGAAAGAACCACAGGAAGGTGGAAATCTGGTACAGCGTCTCGGAGATTTTGTGGATAACCTTCGGGCAGAAAGAGAACGTAAGCAGACAGAGGGGCTTCTGGAGCGAAGAGAGGATCGCACGATCCGAAAAGCTGTTGAAGTGCTGGAAGGATATGTGACGCTTCTAAAAAAAGAGCAGACAGAAAACTGGGAAGAAGCCTTTGACATTGTAAAGAATGCTTTCGGAGAATACCGTGCGTCCTGGGATGCTGTCTGGGACGAGTCAGGTTCTACGCTGGAATATGCATTTGATTTTATGGAGGCAGCATTTTATAACAGTCAGGAGATGGTAATTTTCGTATCTGGTATTAATACAGATTATTCCTGCGTTCGTTTCCTGGAAACGTATGAATGTGAACGCTATATCCGCTACAACCGGGATCTGTTGTTTGAAGATGCGAGCCAGGAAATCCGAAGAAGGATAGAAGAACTGTAA
- a CDS encoding winged helix-turn-helix domain-containing protein, producing MIYCVEDEKNIRELLIYTLETTGFSARGMANSKELKDALKEELPDLILLDIMLPGEDGYSILERLKASSETQNIPVIMVTAKEAEYDKVRGLEAGADDYITKPFGMMEFVARVKAVLRRCSRQEEDKELKCDDLRLSVGRHKVYWKEEKVELTRKEFELLQYLMENKGLVMTRNQILCHVWGYDFDGETRTVDVHVRTLRQKLGEAGNLIETVRGVGYRIGA from the coding sequence ATGATCTATTGTGTGGAAGACGAAAAAAATATCAGAGAGCTGCTGATCTATACACTGGAAACGACCGGGTTTTCTGCAAGAGGGATGGCAAACAGTAAAGAACTGAAAGATGCACTGAAAGAAGAACTGCCGGATCTGATCCTTCTGGATATCATGCTTCCGGGAGAAGATGGATACAGCATTCTGGAACGTCTGAAAGCTTCATCGGAAACCCAAAATATTCCGGTGATCATGGTGACGGCAAAAGAAGCGGAGTACGATAAAGTAAGAGGTTTGGAAGCAGGCGCGGATGATTATATCACCAAACCGTTTGGAATGATGGAGTTTGTTGCCAGAGTCAAAGCGGTTCTCAGGCGCTGTTCAAGACAGGAAGAAGACAAAGAACTGAAATGTGATGATCTGAGATTGTCTGTGGGCAGACATAAAGTTTACTGGAAAGAGGAAAAAGTAGAACTGACCAGAAAAGAATTTGAACTTCTTCAGTATTTGATGGAAAACAAAGGTCTGGTCATGACCAGAAATCAGATTCTCTGTCATGTATGGGGATATGATTTTGATGGAGAAACAAGAACGGTGGATGTGCATGTCCGTACGCTTCGTCAGAAACTGGGAGAAGCAGGCAACTTGATAGAAACGGTGCGTGGCGTCGGCTATCGGATAGGAGCATGA
- a CDS encoding DUF3343 domain-containing protein has translation MTYIATFYSHYGAIQFRKNCEKMHLEALVMPVPRDLSSSCGTCVRFVAEGEFPEKNEEVEQIVRIEDSGYVCIYHADGE, from the coding sequence ATGACATATATTGCGACTTTTTATTCCCATTATGGTGCAATACAGTTTCGAAAAAACTGTGAAAAAATGCATCTGGAGGCGCTCGTCATGCCGGTTCCACGAGATTTGAGTTCTTCCTGCGGAACCTGTGTCCGTTTTGTGGCAGAGGGTGAATTTCCGGAGAAGAATGAAGAGGTGGAGCAGATCGTCCGGATTGAGGATTCCGGATATGTGTGTATTTACCATGCAGATGGGGAATAA
- a CDS encoding GreA/GreB family elongation factor, whose protein sequence is MGERLTKRDIEKIEEEIEHRKLVIRKEAIEAVKEARAQGDLSENFEYYAAKKHKNQNESRIRYLERMLKTATVVDDSSKSDEVGMDDIVEVEFEEDGEVEKYKLVTSIRGNSMENRVSIESPIGKALKGHRVGDRVLVNVNENVSYYLRVKSIDKTGDEGENIRSF, encoded by the coding sequence ATGGGAGAAAGACTTACAAAAAGAGATATAGAAAAAATAGAAGAAGAGATTGAACATCGTAAGCTTGTTATTCGAAAAGAAGCAATTGAGGCAGTAAAAGAGGCCCGTGCGCAGGGTGATTTAAGTGAAAACTTTGAATATTATGCAGCGAAGAAACACAAGAATCAGAACGAAAGCCGTATCCGCTATCTGGAGAGAATGCTGAAAACAGCAACAGTTGTAGATGATTCTTCGAAGTCCGATGAAGTTGGAATGGATGATATTGTTGAAGTAGAGTTTGAAGAAGATGGAGAAGTGGAAAAGTATAAACTTGTCACATCCATCCGTGGAAATTCCATGGAAAACCGTGTCAGCATCGAATCTCCGATCGGGAAAGCCCTTAAAGGTCATCGAGTAGGTGACCGTGTATTGGTCAATGTCAATGAGAATGTCAGCTATTATCTGCGTGTCAAATCGATTGACAAGACCGGAGATGAAGGTGAAAATATCCGCAGTTTTTAA
- the yedE gene encoding YedE family putative selenium transporter: MKKEKTTIVVAGVLIGVISAMLVFFGNPANMGFCIACFLRDTTGALGLHSAAAVQYIRPEIIGLVLGACIVSLITKEFRPRGGSAPVTRFTLGAFVMIGCLMFLGCPFRMILRLAGGDGNAIFGLVGFAAGILTGTFFLKKGYTLKRSYKMPKLEGAVYPAFQIVVLILLVAAPAFIHFTEPEGGPGAKHAAILISLAAGVIVGILAQRTRLCMVGGIRDAVLFGEYKLLFGFVAILVSALIMNVALGFFHPGFVGQPIAHTDGLWNALGMYLAGFGCILLGGCPMRQLILSGEGNTDSVVTVLGLMAGAAFAHNFGLASSADGPTANGKIAVVIGIVVVAAIAVINSMRKEEA; the protein is encoded by the coding sequence ATGAAAAAAGAAAAAACAACGATCGTTGTGGCAGGCGTGCTGATCGGTGTGATCTCAGCAATGCTGGTGTTCTTTGGAAATCCGGCGAACATGGGATTCTGTATCGCCTGTTTCTTACGAGACACTACAGGAGCATTGGGACTCCATTCTGCAGCTGCGGTACAGTACATCCGTCCGGAGATCATCGGGCTGGTGCTTGGTGCATGCATCGTGTCACTGATTACAAAGGAATTTCGTCCGAGAGGTGGTTCGGCACCGGTTACCAGATTTACACTGGGAGCTTTTGTTATGATCGGATGTCTGATGTTCCTTGGGTGTCCGTTCCGAATGATTCTGCGTCTGGCTGGTGGTGACGGAAACGCCATTTTTGGTCTGGTAGGATTTGCAGCAGGTATCCTTACGGGAACATTCTTCCTGAAAAAAGGTTACACGCTGAAACGTTCCTACAAGATGCCGAAACTGGAGGGAGCTGTATATCCGGCATTCCAGATTGTGGTGCTGATTCTTCTGGTAGCAGCACCGGCATTTATTCATTTTACGGAGCCGGAAGGCGGACCGGGAGCCAAACATGCAGCAATCCTAATTTCACTTGCTGCTGGTGTGATTGTTGGTATCCTTGCACAGAGAACACGTCTCTGTATGGTTGGCGGCATCCGCGATGCAGTTCTTTTTGGAGAATATAAACTACTCTTTGGTTTTGTAGCAATTCTTGTCAGTGCGCTGATCATGAATGTGGCACTTGGATTTTTCCACCCAGGATTTGTCGGACAGCCAATCGCACATACAGACGGACTGTGGAATGCACTTGGCATGTATCTGGCCGGGTTTGGCTGCATTCTTCTTGGAGGTTGTCCGATGCGTCAGCTGATTCTGTCAGGAGAAGGAAATACAGACTCTGTTGTTACAGTGCTTGGTCTGATGGCAGGAGCTGCTTTTGCACATAACTTTGGCCTGGCATCTTCCGCAGACGGACCGACTGCAAATGGTAAGATTGCAGTTGTGATCGGCATCGTTGTGGTTGCAGCTATTGCAGTGATCAATTCAATGAGAAAAGAAGAAGCCTGA
- a CDS encoding Na/Pi cotransporter family protein: MNFFSILTLLGGLAMFLYGMQVMGDGLAKVSGGKLEQILENLTSSKWKAVLLGMCVTAVIQSSSATTVMVVGFVNSGIMKLTQAVGIIMGANIGTTITSWILSLTGIESSNFFISLLKPSSFSPILAMVGIILLTFTKSSRKKDIGTIMLGFAVLMFGMESMSGAVKPLADVPEFTGLLLKFSNPVAGILAGTILTAIIQSSSASVGILQALCMTGAVPFSSAFPIIMGQNIGTCVTALLSAIGANKNAKRAAMIHLYFNLIGTVVFMILFYMINAAVHFPFMTQMATPATIAITHSVFNITATLVWLPFSNLLVKLACLTICDDKKDEVSKEDQEFMILESRFLEKPAFAVEQGRNAARHMEKDSRKALNIALDLIYDYSEEQAEHVQEIESKVDRYEDELGTYLVKLNNKNLSERDSHSVSTMLHCIGDFERISDHAVNIMESAQELHEKKLTFSAQARNELQVLIAAVSRIVDTAYQIFDKQDLNLTEDVEPLEEIVDELSKELKRRHINRLRSGECTIEMGFILTDLLTSLERIADHCSNISVCITQVRENLYDTHSHLESMKNEPDDAYYNRLEELQKEYVLP, from the coding sequence ATGAATTTTTTCAGTATATTGACATTATTAGGAGGTCTCGCCATGTTCCTGTATGGAATGCAGGTTATGGGAGATGGACTTGCCAAAGTTTCAGGCGGGAAGCTGGAACAGATCCTTGAGAACCTTACATCCAGTAAATGGAAAGCAGTTCTTCTGGGCATGTGTGTGACGGCAGTTATTCAGTCCTCATCTGCAACAACCGTTATGGTCGTTGGTTTTGTAAATTCTGGTATCATGAAACTGACACAGGCGGTCGGAATCATTATGGGTGCCAATATTGGTACTACGATTACATCCTGGATCTTGAGTCTGACCGGAATTGAAAGCAGCAACTTTTTTATCAGCCTGCTGAAGCCGAGTTCTTTTTCACCAATCCTCGCAATGGTCGGAATTATATTACTGACGTTTACAAAAAGTTCCCGCAAGAAAGACATCGGTACGATTATGCTTGGTTTTGCAGTACTGATGTTTGGTATGGAAAGTATGAGTGGAGCTGTGAAACCTCTGGCTGATGTACCGGAATTTACGGGCCTTCTTCTGAAATTTTCCAACCCGGTTGCCGGTATCCTTGCAGGTACGATACTGACCGCGATCATTCAGTCATCTTCTGCATCCGTAGGTATTCTGCAGGCACTTTGTATGACTGGCGCAGTACCGTTCAGTTCTGCATTTCCGATCATCATGGGACAGAATATTGGTACTTGTGTGACAGCACTTTTGTCCGCAATTGGAGCGAATAAGAATGCAAAACGTGCAGCGATGATCCATCTGTATTTCAATTTGATCGGAACCGTGGTATTCATGATTCTGTTCTATATGATCAATGCTGCTGTTCATTTTCCGTTTATGACACAGATGGCGACACCGGCAACGATCGCGATCACTCACAGCGTGTTTAATATCACGGCAACACTGGTATGGCTGCCATTCTCTAATCTGCTTGTAAAACTTGCCTGTCTTACAATCTGTGATGACAAGAAAGATGAAGTCAGCAAAGAGGATCAGGAGTTTATGATCCTGGAATCTCGTTTCCTTGAAAAACCTGCTTTTGCAGTGGAACAGGGAAGAAATGCAGCAAGACACATGGAGAAAGATTCCAGAAAGGCACTTAATATTGCTCTGGATCTGATCTATGATTACAGTGAAGAACAGGCAGAACATGTACAGGAGATTGAGTCAAAAGTAGACCGTTATGAGGATGAGCTTGGAACATATCTTGTAAAGCTGAATAACAAAAATCTCTCAGAGAGAGACAGCCATAGTGTATCAACGATGTTGCATTGTATCGGAGATTTTGAACGAATCTCAGACCATGCGGTCAATATTATGGAGTCAGCACAGGAACTTCATGAGAAAAAGCTTACTTTTTCAGCTCAGGCACGAAATGAGCTGCAGGTCCTGATCGCTGCCGTTAGCAGGATCGTAGATACAGCATATCAGATTTTTGACAAGCAGGATCTGAATCTGACAGAGGATGTAGAACCACTGGAAGAAATAGTAGATGAATTAAGCAAAGAATTAAAACGTCGTCATATTAATCGGCTTCGTTCCGGAGAATGTACGATTGAAATGGGATTTATTCTGACAGATCTTCTTACCAGTCTGGAAAGAATTGCAGATCACTGTTCGAATATCAGCGTCTGCATCACGCAGGTAAGAGAGAATCTTTATGATACACACAGTCATCTGGAAAGTATGAAGAATGAACCGGATGATGCATATTATAACCGTCTGGAAGAACTGCAGAAAGAGTATGTACTTCCGTAG
- a CDS encoding sensor histidine kinase, with protein sequence MRKKILNHTCILVVVSVLLTFLAAGLVMYGKYNEDLKESVRDSLKYVQDGVEKMGNSYLDDALGKATSARITLLDPKGNVLFDSLENSAELENHSNRPEFIQAEKNGYAESLRYSETLSKQNFYCAVKLDDGDILRVGRTTDSVFYTMLSSSVLLGGLLILIFAVTFILVRKQTKDLIEPINTLNLEEPLKDVAYEELRPLLGRVDQQNKQIAKQMEELKEAEAVRREFSANVSHELKTPLMSISGYAELMMNGMVPDEKVPEFSGRIYHEASRLSALVADIIQLSRLDEKNSDLPFELVDLYELAEDIVLHLDSAASKKNINVSLEGNAVTVQGVRHVIYEMLYNIADNAIRYTDQNGTVNIFTGTVNGHAFYRVEDNGIGIPENEQKRIFERFYRVDKSHSRATGGTGLGLSIVKHGAILHNAEIKLKSEPGKGTKMELVF encoded by the coding sequence ATGAGGAAAAAAATACTGAATCATACCTGTATACTGGTAGTTGTTTCTGTACTTCTGACATTTCTTGCAGCAGGACTGGTCATGTATGGTAAATACAATGAAGATCTGAAGGAAAGTGTCCGGGACAGCCTGAAATATGTGCAGGATGGCGTAGAAAAGATGGGTAATTCCTATCTGGATGATGCACTTGGAAAGGCTACTTCAGCCCGCATTACGCTACTTGATCCAAAGGGAAATGTCCTGTTCGATTCGCTGGAGAATTCTGCAGAACTTGAAAATCACAGTAACCGTCCGGAATTTATTCAGGCAGAGAAGAATGGATACGCGGAATCACTGAGATACTCGGAAACATTGTCAAAACAGAATTTTTATTGTGCGGTAAAACTGGATGATGGAGACATCCTGCGTGTTGGAAGAACAACGGATAGTGTGTTTTATACGATGTTATCGAGTTCGGTACTGCTTGGAGGACTGCTGATTCTGATTTTTGCAGTGACATTTATTCTGGTCCGCAAACAGACAAAAGATCTGATCGAGCCAATTAATACACTGAATCTGGAAGAGCCGCTCAAGGATGTGGCATATGAAGAATTACGTCCGCTTCTTGGAAGGGTGGATCAGCAGAATAAACAGATCGCCAAACAGATGGAAGAACTGAAAGAGGCAGAAGCAGTGCGCAGAGAATTTTCGGCAAATGTTTCGCATGAGCTCAAGACACCACTTATGTCAATCTCCGGATATGCAGAACTTATGATGAATGGGATGGTTCCTGATGAAAAGGTGCCGGAATTTTCGGGCAGGATTTATCATGAAGCAAGTCGTCTGAGTGCGCTGGTCGCAGATATCATTCAGCTTTCCAGACTGGATGAAAAAAACAGTGACCTTCCGTTTGAACTGGTAGATCTGTATGAACTGGCAGAGGACATTGTTTTGCATCTGGACAGTGCGGCTTCGAAAAAAAATATAAATGTATCACTTGAGGGGAATGCGGTAACGGTACAGGGGGTACGGCATGTGATCTATGAGATGCTGTATAATATTGCGGATAATGCAATTCGTTATACGGATCAGAATGGTACAGTAAATATTTTTACGGGAACAGTCAATGGACATGCTTTTTACCGTGTGGAAGATAATGGAATCGGTATTCCGGAAAATGAACAGAAGAGAATTTTTGAACGTTTTTACCGGGTCGATAAAAGCCATTCCCGTGCGACCGGTGGAACAGGCCTTGGACTTTCTATTGTAAAACATGGAGCAATCCTTCATAATGCAGAGATAAAACTGAAAAGTGAGCCTGGCAAGGGTACAAAAATGGAGCTGGTGTTCTGA
- a CDS encoding sulfurtransferase TusA family protein: protein MKRVDARGLSCPEPVIQTKTAMASKEAEYEVLVDNVVAKENVSRFVMHQGYQVNVEEQGDDFLLKITK from the coding sequence ATGAAGCGAGTAGACGCAAGAGGACTGTCCTGTCCGGAGCCAGTCATTCAGACTAAGACTGCAATGGCTTCAAAAGAAGCAGAATATGAAGTGCTGGTAGATAATGTAGTTGCGAAAGAAAATGTTTCTCGATTTGTGATGCATCAGGGATATCAGGTGAATGTGGAAGAACAGGGAGACGATTTCCTGCTTAAAATAACAAAATGA
- a CDS encoding aminotransferase class V-fold PLP-dependent enzyme, translated as MAKIYLDQASTSYPKAPSVAQAVYDYLNGSAVNVNRGGYQAAYSVEEQIFETREQLLRLFHFTSGKGKNVIFTPNITTSLNILLKGLLKSGDHVLVSSMEHNAVMRPLVQLTRHGVTFDRIPCSADGSLLIEKAEELLKPNTRLLVCLHASNVCGTMMPVQELGKFCKKHGLLFILDTAQTAGTVPIDMEALQLDALAFTGHKGLRGPQGTGGFLIRNELASQIEPLLSGGTGSVSHTEEVPSFLPDRFEPGTPNIPGILGLHAALCDLEQTDMGKLHQHELELTQYFINGLMQMDPSESTLRAIGKHNTIERTSVVSVQTLQTDMARVAYEMDDTYGIMTRVGLHCAPSAHKTLGTYPEGTIRFSFGPENTHHEVDLALHALAEITGSPYHL; from the coding sequence ATGGCAAAAATATATCTGGATCAGGCAAGTACTTCCTATCCAAAGGCTCCCTCCGTGGCACAGGCTGTTTACGATTACCTGAATGGTTCTGCTGTCAATGTGAACCGTGGAGGTTATCAGGCTGCCTATTCTGTTGAAGAACAGATCTTCGAGACTCGCGAACAGCTTCTCCGCCTGTTTCATTTCACATCCGGAAAAGGCAAAAATGTAATCTTCACTCCCAATATCACGACCAGTCTGAATATTCTTCTGAAAGGACTGCTGAAATCCGGAGACCATGTACTTGTTTCCTCTATGGAACACAATGCGGTCATGCGTCCGCTGGTACAGCTTACCCGGCATGGAGTCACTTTTGACCGTATTCCATGCTCTGCGGACGGTTCTCTTCTTATAGAAAAAGCAGAAGAACTTCTTAAACCGAACACCCGGCTTCTCGTCTGTCTGCACGCTTCTAATGTCTGTGGAACCATGATGCCGGTACAGGAACTTGGAAAATTCTGTAAGAAACATGGACTTCTTTTTATCCTGGATACTGCCCAGACAGCCGGTACTGTCCCAATCGATATGGAGGCACTTCAGCTGGACGCTCTTGCTTTCACCGGACATAAAGGTCTTCGCGGTCCACAGGGTACCGGCGGTTTTCTGATCCGTAATGAACTCGCCTCCCAAATCGAGCCTCTCTTAAGCGGTGGAACCGGAAGTGTTTCCCATACAGAAGAAGTTCCGTCTTTTCTTCCTGATCGATTCGAACCAGGAACACCAAACATTCCCGGAATTCTCGGTCTGCATGCAGCACTCTGTGATCTGGAGCAGACAGATATGGGCAAGCTTCACCAACATGAACTGGAATTAACGCAGTATTTTATCAATGGACTCATGCAGATGGATCCATCTGAATCAACTCTTCGTGCAATAGGAAAACATAATACGATAGAACGTACTTCTGTCGTATCTGTCCAGACATTACAAACAGATATGGCACGCGTTGCCTATGAAATGGATGACACTTACGGAATCATGACACGTGTCGGACTTCACTGTGCCCCAAGTGCACACAAAACACTTGGCACTTACCCAGAAGGAACGATTCGTTTTTCTTTCGGACCAGAAAACACACATCACGAAGTTGATCTTGCTCTGCATGCCCTTGCAGAGATTACAGGTTCTCCATATCATTTATAA
- a CDS encoding selenium metabolism-associated LysR family transcriptional regulator, whose product MEFKQLEAFVAVVDYGSFSEAARKLYLTQPTISAHVRSLEEELHTKLIIRTTKKTTITTKGYQLYDSAVRMLEIRNNLLENFTGVQKHMIDLAASTIPSSYLLPEILAAYGKTHPDTYFHSIQTDSAESINRVLDGTVDLALVGQNTSDESCVFLPFCQDELVIATPVTQHYLEMQNHAITFQDFMKDPIIIREKGSGTKKEMDIFLEKLGITSSDLNVIARMNDLESIKKSIVNGLGISLLSARSTIDLQKTKQILLFPLEESAHKRTFYIVYSKNRILKPHVRQFIRFVQDFYRTY is encoded by the coding sequence ATGGAATTCAAACAATTAGAAGCTTTTGTTGCCGTTGTTGATTATGGAAGCTTTTCCGAAGCAGCACGAAAGCTTTATCTCACCCAGCCAACCATCAGTGCACATGTACGTTCACTGGAGGAAGAGCTGCATACAAAACTTATCATCCGCACCACCAAAAAAACGACGATCACTACAAAAGGTTACCAGCTCTACGACAGTGCTGTACGCATGCTGGAGATTCGTAACAACCTTCTCGAAAATTTCACTGGTGTCCAGAAACATATGATCGACCTTGCTGCATCCACGATTCCGTCTTCCTATCTGCTGCCGGAAATCCTGGCTGCCTACGGAAAAACGCACCCGGATACTTATTTTCACTCTATCCAGACAGATAGTGCAGAGTCCATCAACCGCGTCCTTGACGGCACTGTGGACCTGGCGCTGGTTGGACAGAATACCAGCGATGAGAGCTGTGTCTTTCTTCCTTTCTGTCAGGATGAACTTGTCATTGCAACCCCGGTAACCCAGCATTATCTGGAAATGCAGAATCATGCAATCACCTTTCAGGATTTTATGAAAGATCCGATCATTATCCGTGAAAAAGGTTCCGGCACAAAAAAAGAAATGGATATCTTTCTGGAAAAACTCGGTATTACATCCAGTGACCTCAATGTGATTGCCCGCATGAATGACCTGGAAAGTATTAAAAAATCCATTGTGAACGGACTGGGAATTTCCCTTCTCTCCGCACGCTCTACGATCGATCTGCAAAAAACAAAGCAGATTCTTCTTTTTCCACTTGAAGAATCTGCTCATAAAAGAACTTTTTATATTGTCTACAGTAAAAATCGTATTCTGAAGCCACATGTGCGCCAGTTTATTCGTTTTGTCCAGGATTTCTACAGGACTTACTAA
- a CDS encoding ComEC/Rec2 family competence protein encodes MKKQSKLMTFLMSLLLAFMLAVPGNAVSTQAAGQGDMAVHFIDVGQGLAILVQSGGENLLYDGGNRAHADEVVQYLKNQQVETIDYMISSHYDEDHLGGLVKCLDNFEVEHVLGSDYVHTSDLFNTFMNTATAHAIIVEYPSVGDTYEFGTGSFTVMAPDGISQNSNDNSVVIRLVNGNNSFMFMGDAEETSEQDMISTGMNLDCDVLSLGHHGSASSTSWDLLEASTPSWAVISCGQDNSYGHPAASTMEKLRDMNIPVYRTDAQGTIIALSDGDTISWNQEPCNDYAAGDAKQQSANSDTSQAAQYSSEDTASAPAVETETPDISSDTQGRTVWISATGSKYHSRPDCGNMNPDKATQETEAQALSQGYEACKKCW; translated from the coding sequence ATGAAAAAACAAAGTAAACTTATGACATTTCTGATGTCACTTCTGTTGGCATTTATGCTTGCAGTTCCGGGAAATGCAGTTTCCACGCAGGCAGCAGGACAGGGTGATATGGCTGTACATTTTATTGATGTTGGCCAGGGACTGGCAATCCTCGTCCAGTCAGGAGGAGAAAATCTTCTTTATGATGGTGGAAATCGGGCACATGCGGATGAAGTGGTACAGTATCTGAAAAATCAGCAGGTAGAGACCATTGATTATATGATCTCTTCTCATTATGATGAAGACCACCTGGGTGGACTGGTCAAATGTCTGGATAATTTTGAAGTGGAACATGTGCTGGGTTCTGATTATGTACATACCTCAGATCTGTTTAATACATTTATGAATACTGCTACTGCACATGCGATCATTGTGGAGTATCCGTCTGTCGGAGATACTTATGAGTTTGGAACTGGCAGCTTTACTGTCATGGCGCCGGATGGGATTTCCCAGAACAGCAACGATAACTCGGTAGTCATCCGTCTGGTTAACGGAAACAACAGTTTTATGTTTATGGGAGATGCAGAAGAGACCAGTGAACAGGATATGATCAGTACAGGAATGAATCTGGACTGCGATGTGTTAAGTCTTGGACATCATGGTTCTGCATCTTCGACTTCCTGGGATCTTCTGGAGGCATCTACACCGTCCTGGGCAGTGATCAGCTGCGGACAGGACAATTCTTATGGACATCCAGCTGCATCGACCATGGAAAAACTGAGAGATATGAATATTCCGGTTTATCGTACAGATGCTCAGGGAACAATCATTGCTCTTTCTGATGGAGACACAATAAGCTGGAATCAGGAACCATGTAATGATTATGCGGCGGGAGATGCAAAGCAGCAGAGTGCAAACAGCGATACCTCACAGGCAGCACAGTATTCTTCAGAAGATACTGCTTCTGCACCGGCAGTAGAAACAGAGACACCGGATATTTCTTCTGATACACAGGGACGCACCGTATGGATTTCTGCAACCGGAAGCAAATATCACAGCAGACCGGACTGCGGAAATATGAACCCGGACAAAGCGACACAGGAAACAGAGGCACAGGCACTTTCACAGGGATATGAAGCCTGCAAAAAGTGCTGGTAA